From Bacteroidota bacterium, the proteins below share one genomic window:
- a CDS encoding polysaccharide biosynthesis/export family protein — MKISSLFRLLPLLLLLNTGCKTQRLFEPAAHSSRGDWTELMSTSPYQLRPDDKVSVSVWDHEELSVGSIYGIYNSNEVYGKWLLVDAEGSLLLPKTGKLKVGGMTIAAATDAVVREYSRLIPQPVVTLKVLNREVTVLGEVKSPGPITLEKERNSLIEVLGRAGGPDYYANAGQVQLLRMKGQQRIEYVVDLTKLSTVEQESLWVQAGDIVYLPPQKRKSLQKESASLVPFAAILSSLAVVLTVISK, encoded by the coding sequence ATGAAAATTTCCTCCTTATTCCGACTGCTGCCCCTCTTGCTCCTGTTGAATACAGGTTGCAAGACGCAGCGACTTTTCGAACCGGCCGCGCACAGCAGCCGCGGCGATTGGACTGAACTGATGTCGACGTCGCCCTATCAACTGCGGCCCGACGACAAGGTGAGCGTGAGTGTCTGGGACCATGAAGAATTGAGTGTCGGTTCCATCTACGGTATTTACAATTCCAATGAAGTGTACGGCAAGTGGTTGCTGGTCGATGCCGAAGGCAGCCTGTTGCTCCCCAAGACCGGCAAGCTGAAGGTCGGCGGGATGACCATCGCGGCGGCTACCGATGCGGTCGTGCGCGAATATTCCCGACTGATTCCGCAACCGGTTGTTACGTTGAAAGTCCTGAACCGGGAAGTCACCGTGCTGGGAGAAGTCAAATCGCCCGGACCGATCACGCTGGAAAAGGAACGCAATTCACTCATCGAGGTCCTGGGCCGCGCAGGCGGTCCGGATTATTATGCCAACGCCGGACAGGTCCAGTTGCTGCGCATGAAAGGTCAGCAACGCATCGAGTATGTGGTTGATCTGACCAAGCTCAGCACCGTGGAGCAGGAGAGTCTCTGGGTGCAGGCGGGCGATATCGTCTACCTGCCGCCACAGAAAAGAAAAAGCCTGCAGAAGGAATCGGCCAGCCTGGTACCGTTTGCCGCGATCCTCTCGAGTCTCGCCGTCGTGTTAACCGTTATCAGCAAATAA
- a CDS encoding glycosyltransferase: protein MKTILLTAYAINPYKGSEDGMGWNFVLQAARHQRVIAVTRRNNRPHIERYLSEHTIAQVNNITFLYFDLPAWTRFWKKGPTLSLIYFYMWQISLPFFLMRYRKQVDIVHNLNFHNDWTPTFLWLLRKPMVWGPVGHHPLIPKQFILPVYGRKAWLADRARWAMKIIFWKLDPFLRIAARKADLILTMNSEARARLGFSAEKEFRCSSVASEDVAWTRRTTKNGLKVLSVGRFVALKGFDVTLRSFAKFYHALPVEAREHVSLTLVGDGPERSMLERMTDELQIREVTKFIPWIQRAELADLYRSSDVFLFPSHEGAGMVVSEAMSYGLPVVCFRNSGPGEFVSLASGFRVPYDAYDACIDRFAAHLRELHDDSTLWARMSEYARMSFEERFAWSNKGEVLRNAYGRLERQQRILAVQLMNDFSGSPQVLANAIRGFVREGRKVELYCSSATREGFLSGLPVKTHAFWYRFYPNKWKRLLALTTSQAHLFLKILIKARKNDIVYINTLLPFGAAIAARLRGARVITHLHETSIQPASLKKFLRSVVEHTASRVVHVSYFLREQESFTKPEQLVVYNATSEDFVRMGALHRYEAGNQHPFTVLMLCSLKAYKGVFEYAELARQLPDLRFELVLNASESEIASFFKDRSLPANLQVHPRQSNVHPFYQRAQLVLNLSHPDQWVETFGMTILESMSYGIPEIVPDIGGPTELVDHGVNGFRINVVELDRIAATIRFLEQNRGECIRLSAQARIKAGRFTIGKMQSELGKAVTWSN from the coding sequence ATGAAAACGATTCTCCTCACTGCCTATGCCATCAACCCGTACAAGGGTTCAGAAGACGGCATGGGCTGGAATTTTGTATTGCAGGCAGCGCGTCACCAGCGCGTGATCGCCGTTACGCGTCGGAACAACCGCCCGCACATCGAGCGATACTTGTCGGAGCATACCATAGCACAAGTCAATAACATTACCTTCCTGTATTTCGACCTTCCTGCATGGACCCGTTTTTGGAAGAAAGGACCAACGCTTTCACTGATCTACTTCTATATGTGGCAGATCAGTCTTCCTTTCTTCCTGATGCGCTACCGGAAGCAGGTGGATATCGTTCACAACCTCAACTTTCATAACGACTGGACGCCCACCTTCCTTTGGCTGCTGCGCAAACCGATGGTGTGGGGACCAGTGGGCCATCATCCGTTGATCCCCAAGCAGTTCATACTTCCCGTCTATGGCCGGAAAGCATGGTTGGCCGACCGTGCCCGGTGGGCTATGAAGATCATCTTCTGGAAGCTCGATCCTTTTCTGCGCATTGCCGCACGCAAGGCCGACCTGATCCTGACGATGAACAGCGAAGCGCGCGCACGCCTGGGTTTCTCCGCGGAGAAGGAGTTTCGCTGTTCCTCGGTCGCTTCGGAAGATGTAGCCTGGACGCGCCGGACAACCAAGAACGGCTTGAAGGTCTTATCAGTCGGCAGATTCGTAGCGTTAAAGGGATTCGACGTCACCCTCCGTTCGTTCGCAAAGTTCTATCATGCATTACCGGTTGAAGCGCGAGAGCATGTCAGCCTTACGCTGGTTGGAGACGGTCCGGAGCGTTCGATGCTTGAACGCATGACCGACGAATTGCAGATACGCGAAGTCACGAAGTTTATTCCGTGGATCCAACGCGCCGAACTGGCGGACCTGTACCGATCCTCGGATGTGTTCTTATTCCCCTCACACGAAGGAGCAGGCATGGTCGTATCCGAAGCGATGAGCTACGGCTTACCGGTAGTATGTTTCCGTAACAGCGGGCCGGGGGAGTTCGTTTCGCTCGCCAGCGGCTTTCGTGTTCCGTACGACGCGTACGATGCATGCATTGATCGCTTCGCGGCGCACCTCCGGGAATTGCACGATGACTCGACGCTGTGGGCGCGCATGTCGGAGTATGCCCGTATGTCATTCGAAGAACGCTTCGCATGGTCGAACAAGGGAGAAGTGCTGAGAAACGCCTATGGCCGACTGGAACGGCAGCAACGGATCCTTGCCGTTCAGCTGATGAACGACTTCAGCGGTAGTCCGCAGGTTTTGGCCAATGCAATCCGCGGATTTGTCAGGGAAGGCCGGAAGGTCGAACTGTATTGTTCTTCCGCTACCCGGGAAGGATTTCTTTCCGGCTTGCCCGTGAAGACACATGCGTTCTGGTACCGTTTCTATCCCAATAAATGGAAGCGACTGCTGGCGCTGACTACCAGCCAGGCGCATTTGTTTCTGAAGATCCTTATCAAGGCACGAAAGAACGATATCGTTTACATCAATACGCTGCTGCCATTTGGCGCCGCTATCGCTGCTAGGCTCCGTGGAGCCCGTGTGATCACGCATTTGCACGAAACCAGCATACAGCCGGCTTCGTTGAAGAAATTCCTGCGTTCTGTCGTGGAGCATACGGCCAGCCGGGTCGTGCATGTGTCATATTTCCTGCGCGAACAGGAATCGTTCACGAAGCCGGAACAATTGGTTGTCTATAACGCGACCAGCGAAGATTTTGTCCGTATGGGTGCGTTGCATCGTTATGAGGCCGGTAATCAACATCCGTTCACGGTCCTGATGTTGTGTTCCCTGAAAGCCTACAAAGGTGTATTCGAGTATGCGGAGCTTGCGCGCCAACTCCCGGATCTGCGATTTGAGCTGGTGCTCAACGCGAGCGAATCAGAAATTGCCTCCTTCTTTAAGGATCGGTCGTTGCCTGCCAACTTACAAGTGCATCCGCGACAAAGCAATGTTCACCCGTTCTATCAGCGCGCTCAACTCGTGCTGAATCTTTCGCATCCGGACCAGTGGGTGGAAACGTTCGGTATGACCATTCTGGAATCCATGAGCTACGGTATACCCGAGATCGTACCCGATATCGGTGGCCCTACCGAGTTGGTCGACCACGGCGTAAATGGATTTCGCATCAATGTCGTTGAGCTGGACCGTATTGCGGCCACCATCCGGTTCCTCGAACAGAACAGGGGAGAATGCATCCGTTTGTCCGCTCAGGCTCGTATCAAAGCAGGGCGTTTCACGATCGGGAAAATGCAGTCGGAATTGGGGAAAGCCGTTACCTGGAGCAACTGA
- a CDS encoding O-antigen ligase family protein, whose amino-acid sequence MLDDRYIRILTRWLVVILFLKIAGYFTLSENVAVTRVLKIILRTGMTVAIILVYRDLRSRGAFAIREFGNLIVPVLYGAYLFLGFLSLFWSSDPGYSALQLGMIVESFVFAYYFVLVYRLVLHYRPDASLRVSHLLSRSTGVILLVFLLGIIFLPEKFYRLTHGGEEARLGGYLMNPNELGMLSVVGAGMCCLELLKGAKKGWPIFFLLVTITALVLTGSRSSLIGFTLVLLYFVNKSSNRKVKLATVVTMIAAFPLALSTIIFKGGDVEEVMNMTGRIPFWTALLTEGLPKEPLLGFGFMRIAYEDYFQSVHTYAGQMTHNTFIQVVMNLGLVGLALVLIQVAVTIVAFVRNKDEDFRRFFVALFIPIIINSFTEFGIFGETNYGILFYQLLLFFLAVRVSTRPTFKEQVLSRAMQRPRPRYHSVS is encoded by the coding sequence ATGTTGGACGACCGTTACATCCGAATCCTGACCCGGTGGCTGGTCGTGATCCTCTTCCTGAAGATCGCCGGCTACTTTACGCTTTCGGAAAATGTCGCGGTTACCAGGGTCTTGAAAATCATCCTGCGAACCGGCATGACCGTGGCCATTATCCTGGTATACCGGGATCTGCGCAGCCGGGGTGCGTTCGCGATACGGGAATTCGGAAATCTTATCGTTCCGGTGCTTTACGGCGCTTATCTTTTTCTTGGTTTTCTTTCGCTTTTCTGGAGTTCCGACCCTGGATACTCGGCGCTGCAACTGGGAATGATTGTCGAGAGTTTCGTCTTCGCGTATTACTTCGTCCTGGTCTATCGGCTGGTGTTGCATTACCGTCCCGACGCGTCGCTGCGCGTGAGTCATTTGCTTTCCAGATCCACCGGAGTCATACTCCTGGTCTTTCTGCTGGGCATCATTTTCCTTCCGGAGAAGTTCTATCGATTGACCCATGGCGGCGAAGAGGCGCGATTGGGTGGTTATCTGATGAATCCCAATGAACTCGGTATGCTGAGCGTGGTCGGTGCCGGCATGTGCTGCCTGGAGCTCTTGAAAGGAGCGAAGAAAGGGTGGCCGATTTTTTTCCTCTTAGTCACGATCACCGCGCTTGTCCTGACGGGTTCACGTTCCTCACTGATCGGATTCACCTTGGTATTGCTTTATTTCGTGAACAAGAGCAGTAACCGCAAAGTGAAGCTTGCGACCGTGGTGACCATGATTGCCGCTTTTCCGCTGGCGTTATCCACCATCATCTTCAAGGGAGGCGATGTGGAGGAAGTGATGAACATGACCGGTCGGATTCCGTTCTGGACAGCCTTGCTGACAGAAGGCTTACCCAAGGAACCCTTACTGGGTTTCGGCTTCATGCGTATCGCGTATGAGGATTATTTCCAAAGTGTCCACACCTATGCCGGCCAGATGACGCACAACACCTTTATCCAGGTGGTCATGAACCTCGGCCTGGTAGGGCTCGCGCTGGTGTTGATCCAGGTCGCGGTGACGATCGTTGCCTTTGTTCGGAACAAGGACGAGGACTTTCGACGATTCTTCGTGGCTTTGTTCATCCCGATCATCATCAATTCCTTCACGGAGTTCGGCATCTTCGGCGAGACGAACTACGGCATTCTGTTTTACCAGTTGCTGCTCTTTTTTCTCGCGGTGCGCGTCTCGACGCGACCGACCTTCAAAGAGCAAGTGCTGAGCAGGGCAATGCAGCGACCGCGACCGCGATATCATTCGGTTTCCTGA
- a CDS encoding acyltransferase, which translates to MKILLEQIIRLRNPHFRFDESVTSRLLLAFAWSYGRSYLRGLRLLLLAKMPRHVLLGRGVGFFNSPNIRLGRWVKLGDHVQLSAAGTGELVIGDHSGIGAFSRVVIATSFNQLGSHIRIGKNVGIGEFAYLGGGGGLEIGDDCIVGQYFSCHPENHITVDPNRPIRMQGVTRKGIRVGKDCWIGSKVTILDGVEIGDHCVIAAGAVVTRSMPSGSVIAGVPARVIRSRSADEPVTYQHRAS; encoded by the coding sequence ATGAAGATCCTGTTGGAGCAAATCATCCGGCTTCGCAATCCGCATTTCCGGTTCGACGAATCGGTGACCAGCCGCCTGTTGTTAGCCTTCGCCTGGTCGTATGGCCGCAGCTACCTGCGTGGTCTGCGTCTGTTGCTGTTGGCAAAAATGCCGCGGCATGTACTGCTTGGACGCGGTGTCGGGTTTTTCAATTCGCCGAACATCCGACTTGGACGTTGGGTAAAGCTTGGCGACCATGTTCAACTGAGCGCAGCCGGCACCGGGGAACTGGTCATCGGCGACCATAGCGGCATCGGAGCCTTCAGTCGGGTGGTGATCGCCACCTCGTTCAATCAACTCGGATCACACATCCGGATCGGTAAGAATGTGGGCATCGGTGAATTCGCGTACCTCGGCGGCGGCGGCGGGTTGGAGATCGGCGACGATTGCATCGTCGGACAGTATTTCAGTTGTCACCCGGAAAATCATATCACCGTTGACCCCAATCGGCCGATTCGCATGCAAGGCGTTACACGCAAAGGCATTCGCGTCGGCAAGGATTGCTGGATCGGCTCCAAGGTCACCATACTGGACGGTGTAGAGATCGGTGACCATTGTGTTATCGCCGCAGGCGCGGTGGTTACGCGTTCCATGCCGTCCGGTTCCGTCATCGCCGGTGTTCCTGCACGTGTCATTCGTTCACGCAGCGCGGACGAGCCGGTTACTTATCAACATCGCGCATCCTGA
- a CDS encoding lipopolysaccharide biosynthesis protein, which yields MKRLLNIYHNNRQAPVALLDQALVSGANFVTGVLLARFLGLKEYGVFAMAWLVVLFFGSIQQSFIIAPLQTLLPKREQEERASLRTSLFLIQLCMGLLSMLLTWGFCHLSKTLFLDQTPLGALTLVLPITVFTFLMNEYFRKLFFSEGRQTTALILDLISYGTQILGLLLVASAGELDLRRALIIIASSNSISTAYGLMRSHGLSADFRHFIRHLKEVSSYSGWLIGTSLLQWCSGNFFIITAGGLLGPAPVGAIRMAQNVVGVLNILFLAMENFIPSNAARIYQQQGLRYLYTYLRQVMFLAGAATLAALSLIMVFAREIIGMLYGAGFEQYDDVLFGFSILYVFVFTGLPLRYFIRTIEKNRDIFVSYVLSAGTSLLLAGPIVSSFGIAGVIAGLVIAQVIVQLWFLYSLRPEISSLWKSST from the coding sequence ATGAAACGACTGCTGAATATCTATCATAACAATCGCCAGGCACCGGTTGCTTTGCTGGACCAGGCTTTGGTCAGCGGAGCCAATTTCGTGACGGGCGTGCTGCTTGCGCGATTCCTCGGCTTGAAGGAATACGGAGTCTTCGCGATGGCCTGGCTGGTAGTCTTGTTCTTCGGAAGCATTCAGCAGTCCTTTATCATCGCTCCCTTGCAGACCTTGCTTCCCAAGCGAGAGCAAGAGGAACGTGCAAGCCTGCGGACGTCCTTGTTCCTGATCCAGTTGTGCATGGGCTTGTTGTCAATGCTCCTGACCTGGGGTTTCTGCCATCTGTCGAAGACCTTGTTTCTCGATCAGACTCCGCTCGGAGCGCTCACGCTTGTATTGCCGATCACCGTCTTTACCTTTCTGATGAACGAGTATTTCCGAAAGCTGTTCTTTTCGGAAGGAAGGCAGACGACCGCGCTTATCCTCGACCTGATCTCCTACGGTACGCAGATCCTTGGACTCTTGTTGGTTGCGTCGGCGGGAGAATTGGACCTTCGTCGCGCGCTCATCATCATCGCCAGTTCCAATAGCATTTCGACGGCGTACGGATTGATGCGTTCACACGGTCTGTCAGCGGATTTTCGTCATTTCATCCGGCATCTGAAAGAAGTCAGTTCCTATTCCGGCTGGCTGATCGGCACTTCGTTGTTGCAATGGTGTTCGGGGAATTTCTTCATCATCACGGCGGGCGGCTTATTGGGGCCGGCTCCGGTAGGAGCGATCCGGATGGCGCAGAACGTGGTCGGGGTGTTGAACATCCTGTTTCTGGCCATGGAGAATTTCATACCGTCGAACGCGGCACGGATCTATCAGCAGCAAGGACTTCGTTACCTCTATACCTACTTGCGGCAGGTGATGTTCCTGGCCGGCGCGGCTACCCTGGCGGCTTTGAGTCTGATCATGGTTTTCGCCCGGGAGATCATCGGCATGTTGTACGGAGCGGGATTCGAGCAGTATGATGACGTCTTGTTCGGTTTCTCGATTTTATACGTATTCGTCTTCACCGGGCTGCCGTTGCGCTACTTCATCCGGACCATTGAGAAGAATCGGGACATCTTTGTTTCGTACGTCCTCAGTGCCGGGACGAGTCTGTTGCTGGCGGGACCGATCGTCAGTTCCTTCGGTATTGCCGGCGTCATTGCCGGTCTGGTCATCGCACAGGTGATCGTCCAACTCTGGTTCCTGTATTCCCTTCGTCCTGAAATTTCAAGTTTATGGAAATCATCCACCTGA
- a CDS encoding glycosyltransferase, with amino-acid sequence MEIIHLILGKANPDRMNGVNRAVHHLATSQAQNGLRVSVWGITPTPESAYPDGRQYATRLFRSRKNKLGLDHALSKALQEVHPGTVFHFHGGFIPEYFHAARLLTRKGVPYIFTPHGSYNTVALRKSAWMKKCYFPLFERFVLNHARAIHLLGHSEELAMQQLNTKARHHVVPNGQDQAELQHHHRELPRTQSPVFGFCGRIDAYTKGLDTLVSAFSDYAAAGNPGECWIIGDGPDRIKLEQQVRRLNLQDRIVFFGALYGEEKLNRIANMDVFLHPSRNEGLPTAVLEASGLGVPCIVSEETNVGSVVRRFNAGIVLEKNNVQSLKESLVRFRYESNRFSLSPLKENAKRMVEEEFDWRIIAHRLQALYLS; translated from the coding sequence ATGGAAATCATCCACCTGATCCTCGGAAAAGCCAACCCTGATCGCATGAATGGCGTCAACCGCGCTGTTCATCATCTCGCCACAAGTCAGGCGCAGAACGGACTGCGTGTTAGCGTCTGGGGAATTACGCCGACACCAGAATCCGCTTATCCGGACGGCCGGCAGTATGCGACCCGGCTATTTCGTTCGCGAAAGAACAAGCTGGGGTTGGATCACGCGCTCTCCAAAGCGTTACAGGAAGTCCATCCCGGAACGGTCTTCCATTTTCACGGCGGATTCATTCCAGAGTATTTCCATGCAGCCCGGTTGTTGACACGGAAAGGTGTCCCGTACATTTTCACGCCGCATGGCAGTTACAACACGGTCGCGTTGCGGAAGAGTGCCTGGATGAAGAAATGCTACTTTCCCCTGTTTGAGCGCTTCGTGCTGAATCATGCCCGCGCTATTCATTTGCTGGGACACAGCGAAGAACTCGCCATGCAGCAGTTGAATACCAAAGCCCGGCACCACGTTGTACCCAACGGCCAGGACCAAGCGGAGCTGCAACATCATCATCGTGAACTGCCGAGGACCCAATCTCCCGTCTTCGGATTTTGTGGACGGATTGATGCATACACCAAAGGGCTTGATACGCTGGTTTCAGCATTTTCTGACTATGCTGCCGCCGGCAACCCGGGTGAATGCTGGATCATCGGCGACGGACCCGATCGAATCAAACTGGAACAGCAGGTGCGTCGCCTCAATTTGCAGGACCGGATCGTCTTCTTTGGTGCCCTGTATGGCGAAGAGAAACTGAACCGGATCGCGAACATGGACGTATTCCTCCATCCTTCGCGCAACGAGGGTTTACCGACGGCAGTCCTCGAGGCCAGTGGCCTGGGCGTCCCTTGCATTGTGAGCGAAGAAACGAACGTCGGTTCAGTGGTTCGCCGGTTCAATGCCGGTATCGTTTTGGAAAAGAACAACGTACAAAGCCTGAAAGAATCCCTGGTGCGATTCCGTTATGAATCGAACCGTTTTTCACTTTCTCCGTTGAAGGAGAATGCCAAACGCATGGTAGAGGAGGAGTTTGACTGGCGGATCATCGCCCATCGGCTCCAGGCTCTCTACCTGTCCTGA
- a CDS encoding phosphotransferase has protein sequence MFHSLDLPVFLQLFTSGDVDLFTPGNRESGLPVAPSQENTSRRRLAILRDDAETSAVSTWADFILHLHGSSRSLNGYTATTFCCVNNPDGSIRWMYPEGTRHPNFLRLYNSGSLKAQAYRAIVRGAFFLGQGKRVADRRITIYARHETHLERILSALSVDGYSIFTGTVGENRKCVVEVHRSGRRTHFVKIPLNRNSAQLLENENRTLAYLGRAGFRSLQIPQSACHSSGAIFLSDVKPARVKRSRRFSSLHAKALCELYQRYLTVDQLGESDFFERVMQNLYLLRQRSSRLQQRGMQPLFRKLEQLFRSIDPTQRVHLAASHGDFTPWNTFVSEERVHAYDWELSRRDAPLLSDLFHYVIQGEVMQHRSGYGKIREELERALSLPEVADLCQKFRIDPMLHYRLYLLSNVSYYLNLYVTQEQLHPQARWVMDAWEQAITELLPADVARSRREEFLEQFFERYKQAPYAALKFIHGSVEAMGPFTDLDLVVTPEFRDTVIEDARRHPSVFKSRVHRKSFMTTLELYFRDQSYLSIDLLTDFHRKDVAYLDPTRLLRSATPGRSHVRMPDERFGFEYTWLFNLLNGSSLPKRYRTYYQSLTAEERERILSHINSSFGFEAVSLEEFYDYSAYRRQQVVRKLKKSSTNSIVSRWIRSVSYTADTVRSLFERRGMMITLTGVDGAGKSTIIDELKQLLSEKFRRKVVVLRHRPSLLPILSAWKHGKHHAEAIAGARGPRGGSNRGKLSSLARFLYYYSDYLLGQFVVYARYQLRGYTVLYDRYYFDFIVDARRSNISLSEGFTRSLYRLVRKPDLNILLYAPVDDILRRKQELDADTIQELTDGYLRLFDRLSGSSTRSVYLPLENTDKERTLRVIESAIVKAA, from the coding sequence ATGTTTCATTCCCTTGATCTTCCTGTTTTCCTGCAGCTCTTCACGTCCGGCGATGTGGACCTGTTCACTCCCGGCAATCGCGAATCGGGCTTGCCCGTCGCGCCATCGCAGGAGAACACTTCCCGTCGTCGCCTCGCCATCCTGCGTGATGACGCGGAAACGTCCGCTGTCAGCACCTGGGCTGATTTCATTCTGCATCTTCACGGTTCGTCCCGTTCACTGAACGGCTATACGGCCACCACGTTTTGTTGCGTGAACAATCCTGACGGTTCCATCCGCTGGATGTATCCGGAGGGCACGCGGCATCCCAATTTCTTACGTTTATATAATTCCGGTTCGCTGAAGGCGCAGGCTTATCGCGCGATCGTTCGCGGCGCTTTTTTCCTTGGACAAGGAAAGCGCGTCGCGGATCGCCGGATTACGATTTACGCAAGACACGAAACACACCTTGAACGCATCTTGTCGGCGCTTTCGGTGGATGGGTATTCCATCTTCACCGGAACAGTGGGAGAGAACAGAAAGTGCGTGGTGGAGGTTCACCGATCCGGTCGGAGGACCCACTTTGTGAAGATCCCGCTGAACCGTAATTCAGCTCAGTTGCTGGAGAATGAGAACCGGACGTTGGCCTACCTGGGCCGCGCCGGTTTTCGTTCCCTGCAGATCCCGCAGAGCGCCTGCCATTCCAGCGGCGCGATCTTTCTCAGTGATGTCAAACCGGCCCGCGTGAAGCGCAGCCGTCGATTCTCTTCGCTTCATGCGAAAGCATTGTGCGAATTGTACCAACGCTACCTGACCGTCGATCAACTCGGTGAATCCGACTTCTTTGAACGGGTCATGCAGAACCTGTATCTGCTGCGGCAGCGATCCTCGCGTTTGCAGCAACGCGGCATGCAGCCGTTGTTCCGGAAGTTGGAGCAGCTCTTCCGCAGCATCGATCCCACACAGCGTGTTCACCTGGCGGCGAGCCACGGTGATTTCACGCCCTGGAACACGTTTGTTTCGGAGGAGCGCGTGCATGCGTACGACTGGGAGTTGTCGCGTCGCGATGCACCGTTGCTTTCCGACCTGTTTCACTATGTCATCCAGGGCGAAGTGATGCAGCACCGCAGCGGCTATGGTAAGATCCGGGAAGAACTGGAGCGCGCTCTCTCGTTACCGGAGGTCGCCGATCTTTGTCAGAAGTTCCGGATCGATCCGATGCTGCATTACCGGCTGTATCTCCTGTCCAATGTAAGCTACTACCTCAACCTGTATGTGACCCAGGAGCAACTGCACCCGCAGGCGCGCTGGGTCATGGATGCCTGGGAGCAAGCCATCACCGAGCTGTTGCCTGCCGATGTTGCGCGCAGCCGTCGGGAAGAGTTCCTGGAACAGTTCTTCGAACGCTACAAGCAGGCACCGTACGCCGCGCTCAAATTCATCCACGGCTCGGTGGAAGCCATGGGGCCGTTCACCGATCTGGATCTGGTCGTTACGCCGGAGTTCCGCGATACGGTGATCGAAGACGCGCGCCGGCATCCGTCGGTGTTCAAATCGCGTGTACACCGGAAATCGTTCATGACGACCCTCGAGCTGTATTTCCGGGACCAGTCGTACCTCAGCATCGACCTGCTGACCGACTTCCACCGCAAGGACGTTGCCTATCTTGATCCGACCCGTTTGTTGCGTAGTGCTACACCCGGGCGTTCCCATGTCCGGATGCCGGATGAGCGTTTTGGGTTCGAGTATACCTGGCTCTTCAACCTGTTGAACGGAAGCAGTCTGCCAAAGCGTTATCGTACCTATTATCAGTCGTTGACGGCCGAGGAGCGCGAGCGTATCCTGTCGCATATCAATTCTTCTTTTGGTTTCGAAGCGGTATCGCTGGAGGAATTCTATGACTATTCCGCATACCGTCGTCAACAGGTTGTCCGGAAACTGAAGAAGTCTTCGACCAATTCCATTGTTTCCCGCTGGATCCGTTCGGTATCCTATACCGCGGATACCGTTCGATCCCTCTTCGAGCGCCGCGGGATGATGATCACCCTGACCGGTGTAGATGGCGCGGGCAAATCCACGATCATCGACGAATTGAAGCAATTGTTGAGTGAGAAGTTTCGACGGAAGGTCGTGGTGTTGCGTCATCGTCCTTCGCTGCTGCCCATCCTGAGCGCCTGGAAACATGGTAAGCACCATGCGGAGGCGATCGCGGGAGCGCGCGGTCCGCGTGGCGGCAGCAACCGGGGTAAGCTCTCTTCACTCGCGCGATTCCTCTACTACTATTCCGATTATCTCCTGGGTCAGTTTGTGGTCTATGCGCGCTATCAGTTGCGCGGGTACACCGTGTTGTACGATCGCTATTATTTCGACTTCATCGTTGATGCGCGTCGTTCGAATATCAGCCTGAGCGAAGGCTTCACCCGTTCATTGTACCGATTGGTGCGTAAGCCGGACCTCAACATCCTGTTATATGCGCCGGTGGACGATATCCTCCGCCGCAAGCAGGAACTGGATGCAGATACGATTCAGGAGCTGACGGACGGTTACCTCCGATTGTTTGATCGGTTGTCAGGCTCTTCGACGCGATCGGTTTACCTGCCGCTCGAGAATACCGATAAGGAACGCACGCTGCGGGTCATCGAAAGCGCGATCGTTAAAGCTGCCTGA
- a CDS encoding response regulator: MDLQNQRIVIVDDDPNFAALLRYELSMNGYLRVEYFQDPDAFLQTLADPPALVLLDYQFDDRTGLELMREVRTSHPDVHVMMLTAYGDVSNAVASLKEGAFDFIEKGQEAFPKIMESLTRLQQLELAIHGTKANGKRSVFGLFSWVPLLGVLGGSQ, translated from the coding sequence ATGGATTTGCAAAACCAACGCATAGTGATCGTCGATGACGATCCGAATTTCGCAGCCCTGCTCCGGTACGAACTGTCGATGAACGGTTACCTCCGGGTAGAGTACTTCCAGGACCCCGACGCTTTTTTGCAGACACTGGCGGATCCTCCCGCCCTGGTGTTGCTCGACTATCAATTCGACGACCGTACCGGTCTTGAGTTGATGCGCGAGGTCCGCACTTCCCATCCCGATGTACACGTCATGATGCTCACCGCCTATGGTGATGTGTCGAATGCCGTGGCCTCCCTGAAAGAAGGGGCGTTTGATTTCATCGAGAAGGGTCAGGAAGCGTTTCCGAAGATCATGGAAAGCCTGACGCGCCTCCAGCAACTGGAGTTAGCCATTCATGGCACCAAGGCCAACGGGAAGCGCAGTGTATTCGGGTTGTTCAGTTGGGTGCCGTTGCTCGGCGTCCTGGGTGGTTCACAGTGA